The following is a genomic window from Pirellulales bacterium.
CCGCGGCAACCTGCTGGCCTCTGGCGGGCCCGACGGCTCGATCTGCCTATGGCGCAAGGACCGCAAGCAGTTGCAGACGGTGCTCAAGCCTGGCACTGCGATCCAAACGCTGGCCTTCAGTCCCGACGGTTCGGCCATTGCCGCCGGCACCAGCGAAGGCTTTGTGCAGTTGTGGCAGACCGCCAATGGCCGCCCGCTGCCCAAGACCGTGTTGGATCAGCGCCGCAGGGCCGGCGGCGTCAATTCGCTGGCCTGGTCGCTCGACGGCACGCGCATGCTCGTGGCCTGCCAAGGCCGGCGTTCGATCGATCTGTGGAACCTGCAAACCTCCGCCACCCAGCGGCTGGGCACCGACGTGCGCGGCGACTATGTCGCCTGGTCGGCGGGCGGCTCGCTGATGGTCAGCGGCACACGGGACAGCATGGTGCAATTCTGGGACAGTCGCGACTCTCAGCTTCGCGGCCTGATCTTCGACGAGCTCGACCACATCGTGCTGCTCAGCTCCAACGGCAACTACCGCATCGACCCCGCCTTCCAGCCCCAATTCCTCTTCGTCCTCCAGACCGAAACCGAGCAAACCAACCTCACCGTCCCCCAATTCGAAGCCAAATACGGCTGGAAGAACACGCCTGGGCAGGTGACGTTCGCGAAGTGAGAGACAATCGGGCTGGTCTCGGCTTTGTCGAGCGATGGACGTTTTAGACCAGGCTAGAATTCGCGTTCTTCGTCAATCTCTGCGCGGCCTATGCAGCTCGTTAAGCCTTCAATATATCTGGTCACCCACCGAATCACCGTCGGGTTCCTTTCGTCGACCAACCAGTCGCGTGCTTCTTCGCGCAAGCCGCGGTAGTGGGCGCTTTCCGGCCCACACCAGCTGCGCGCGTGGAAATGCGCATTTAACGAGCCGCAGATGCCCCTGTCATTCCCGTACCTTGCAACGAAGTCTCGCGTTAGGCGGCCTGCTACCGTTGTGTCCAGGGTTTTCGGCAGAACATGGGCTAGCCACGCACCCCGGCGGTTGGCGTCTTTGTCAACCCATGAGAACAAGATATGGGCGGGAATATATTGGATAGGGCCGGGTTCATTGTCGCCTACTAAGCGATTGGCGCCTTGCGACAGCCAACGGGTGAAGCCGTAGCTGCGCATTTCGTCGCATTCCTCGAAAACCTCCGAAATGCACGCAAATGACTGCTCTGGGTCTTGTCTGAGCACGTCGCTCAGCAGGGCCTCTCTGTTTGAATTGAGGTCCGTTAGTAGCGACGACTCGTGCGCGCCGTTCCGCAGTAATGCGCCAAAGAATTCCCACTTGAGGCGCGGGTACTGCTCTAGGAACGCTGCCGCGAGCCGCGACCAGTAATATGAGGCTTCATGTGTTGCATGTCGCTCGCACATTGCACCGTGAGTCAGCAAGTCGAGCACCAATTCCTCCGGTAGCGCGCGAGCGGTGTCGCCTTCCATGAAATAGCTGTGCGCGATCTGCACCGCGCTCGCCCACAGCCTCCCAGTAGGGTTCTCAAGGAGGAGAGCGATCATATCGACGACTGTTGACTCACGTAGCCCTTTAAGCTGCGGCGCGAACCACCAGCGCCCCAAACGTTCTACGCCCTGCCTGCCCGCTCGGCAGTTGGAAAGAATTTTTGTTGCGATCCTATCTGATATGCCAGACGCAATAACGATGTCCGAAAACCGCTCGGCGAGTGAATCGTCGTCAGCAAGTTTGATGGCCACCTCCTCCCATTTTCCCGCGTCGCGCTCGAAGATGCCGGCGAGGTAGCCGGAGAGAAACGGCGTCTCGAATCCGCTACCGTCCGAATACCGGGAAACTATTTGGCCGAGCAGCGCGGATTCCGGATCGCGCCTCGATACTCGGTATGCGAAGGCGTAAGCCGGATTCGATGCCTCGCGGGCAAGCCAATGGAGT
Proteins encoded in this region:
- a CDS encoding WD40 repeat domain-containing protein codes for the protein LVLWDNVTGQLLHTLTGHTGNIASAAWNRDGKLLATAAADKNVCLWDVASGKLLTTLKDHTGPLEAVAWSPDGKTLASGGYDPLIRLWQPSGKPIGELKGQAGAVTQLAWSPRGNLLASGGPDGSICLWRKDRKQLQTVLKPGTAIQTLAFSPDGSAIAAGTSEGFVQLWQTANGRPLPKTVLDQRRRAGGVNSLAWSLDGTRMLVACQGRRSIDLWNLQTSATQRLGTDVRGDYVAWSAGGSLMVSGTRDSMVQFWDSRDSQLRGLIFDELDHIVLLSSNGNYRIDPAFQPQFLFVLQTETEQTNLTVPQFEAKYGWKNTPGQVTFAK